From a region of the Triticum aestivum cultivar Chinese Spring chromosome 7D, IWGSC CS RefSeq v2.1, whole genome shotgun sequence genome:
- the LOC123169838 gene encoding cytokinin hydroxylase-like — protein MLPVVVLVLVASPLLLLANAVWITASCYYLTPARIRRILSRQGVHGPTPRLLVGNLHDVSALVAEATAGDMGSLSHDIVGRLLPHYVLWSKTFGRLFVYWYGSEPRVCVTDAGMVRELLSSKHAHVTGKSWLQRQGAKHFIGRGLLMANGATWSHQRHVIAPAFMADKLKGRVGHMVECTRQTVWALREAVARGGNEVEMGAHMTRLAGDVIARTEFDTSYETGKRIFHLIEELQRLTARSSRYLWVPGSQYFPSKYRREMKRLNGELEQVLKESIQRNREIADEGRTPSPEACGRGLLGMLLAEMEKKKENELGHGELGYDAQTIIDECKTFFFAGHETSALLLTWATMLLATHPEWQDKARAEVAQVCGDAPPAADHLPKLAVLQMVINETLRLYPPATLLPRMAFEDITLGGELRVPRGASVWIPLLAIHHDEAVWGADAHEFRPDRFAPGRARPGAGRFLPFAAGPRNCVGQAYAMVEAKIVLAMLLASFRFGISDEYRHAPVNVLTLRPRHGVPVRLLPLRSL, from the exons ATGTTACCGGTCGTAGTCCTAGTGCTCGTTGCATCGCCACTCTTGTTGCTGGCCAATGCCGTATGGATCACCGCCTCATGCTACTACCTCACGCCGGCGAGGATCCGGAGGATCTTGTCCAGGCAAGGCGTCCACGGCCCCACGCCACGCCTCCTCGTCGGGAACCTCCATGACGTCTCCGCCCTGGTCGCCGAGGCCACCGCCGGGGACATGGGCTCTCTCAGCCACGACATCGTCGGCCGCCTCCTGCCACACTACGTTCTCTGGTCCAAGACGTTCG GGAGGCTGTTCGTCTACTGGTACGGGAGCGAGCCACGGGTGTGCGTGACGGACGCCGGCATGGTGCGGGAGCTGCTCTCGTCGAAGCATGCGCACGTGACCGGCAAATCGTGGCTGCAGCGGCAGGGCGCCAAGCACTTCATCGGCCGTGGCCTGCTCATGGCGAACGGTGCCACCTGGTCGCACCAACGCCACGTCATCGCCCCCGCCTTCATGGCCGACAAGCTCAAGGGCAGGGTCGGGCACATGGTGGAGTGCACGCGGCAGACGGTATGGGCGctgcgggaggcggtggcgcggggcggaAACGAGGTGGAGATGGGCGCGCACATgacgaggctcgccggcgacgtcaTCGCGCGCACCGAGTTCGACACCAGCTATGAGACCGGCAAGCGCATCTTCCACCTGATCGAGGAGCTGCAGCGGCTCACCGCACGCTCCAGCCGCTACCTCTGGGTCCCCGGCAGCCA GTATTTTCCGAGCAAGTACAGAAGAGAGATGAAACGGCTGAACGGGGAGCTGGAGCAGGTGCTCAAGGAGTCGATCCAGCGCAACCGCGAGATCGCGGACGAGGGGCGGACGCCGTCACCGGAAGCGTGTGGCCGGGGGCTCCTCGGGATGCTCCTGGCCgagatggagaagaagaaggagaatgagcTCGGCCACGGCGAGCTGGGGTACGACGCCCAGACGATTATCGACGAGTGCAAGACCTTCTTCTTCGCCGGCCACGAGACATCGGCGCTGCTCCTCACCTGGGCTACCATGCTGCTCGCCACGCACCCGGAGTGGCAGGACAAGGCTCGCGCCGAGGTCGCCCAAGTCTGTGGCGACGCTCCACCCGCCGCAGATCACCTCCCCAAGCTCGCCGTC CTGCAGATGGTGATCAACGAGACGCTGCGTCTGTACCCGCCGGCGACGCTGCTGCCGAGGATGGCCTTCGAGGACATCACGCTCGGCGGCGAGCTGCGGGTGCCGAGGGGCGCGTCGGTGTGGATCCCCTTGCTGGCCATCCACCACGACGAGGCCGTGTGGGGCGCGGACGCGCACGAGTTCAGGCCGGACAGGTTCGCGCCCGGCCGCGCCCGGCCAGGAGCGGGTCGGTTCCTGCCCTTCGCGGCCGGGCCACGCAACTGCGTCGGGCAGGCGTACGCCATGGTGGAGGCCAAGATCGTGCTGGCCATGCTGCTCGCGAGCTTCCGCTTCGGTATCTCTGACGAGTACCGCCACGCGCCGGTGAACGTCCTCACTCTCCGGCCGCGCCACGGCGTGCCCGTGCGCCTGCTGCCGCTGCGAAGCCTGTAG